CATACTTGTTTGACGGCAAAGTCTCTATTAATGATTTTTGTCGTGTTGTCGGATGCGATGGAGATACCTTCAGCGATGTTAATGCCGACACCCTGGCAGGATTAATTTTAAATGAAACAGGAGAGATGCCTAAGCAATACGATATTATTAAAATTGGGCGCTTCGTGTTTAAAATTGAATCGGTTGATAGTAGAAGAATTAAAAAGGTAGAGGTAAAAGTTGAGCAATCTGAGTAAGTTATGTTGGTAAAATCTGCGTTAAGGAGTAATATCTGTCGATTATTGACAGTTGTGATGCTTGTAACTTTACTATCAATGTTTTCGTGTCGTGAAAAATATACGCCTCGCCCAATGGGCTATCTGCGTTTTCAGTTCCCCGAGCACACATATCAACCCGTGTCGTATAGCTTTTTATCTTTTGAGAAGCCCGATTATATGGTTTATACCGAAAAGAGATCTCCAAAGGGTGAGCATTGGTTTAATTTATCATATCCTCATTACGGTATTGAGATTCACTACAGCTACAAACCCGTAAAAGG
This region of Bacteroidales bacterium genomic DNA includes:
- a CDS encoding gliding motility lipoprotein GldD, giving the protein MLVKSALRSNICRLLTVVMLVTLLSMFSCREKYTPRPMGYLRFQFPEHTYQPVSYSFLSFEKPDYMVYTEKRSPKGEHWFNLSYPHYGIEIHYSYKPVKGNLKQLTEDVHYFVYKHTIKSSGIDEFLILYPEKRVYGILYRIRGDVASNIQFVVTDSTKHFLRGSLYINSRPNEDSLAPIIDFAKHDIEHMLKTLQWN